DNA from Triticum aestivum cultivar Chinese Spring chromosome 7D, IWGSC CS RefSeq v2.1, whole genome shotgun sequence:
AACAGGATTCATTCCCACTGAACCcaaattaaacatggcaactgtagtacactGTAGGTAACTGAGCGGAAGCACTCGTGCAGATTGCAAAGCATGACAAAAGATTGATCAGATTGCAAGTGCGTACAATTCTAGCTGCACAGCTATACGATCTAAAGGTAAAAATCAGTCAGTCTTATAAAACGATTTCATCACTGAAGCAATTCGACAGAACTCAGGATCGGAGTATTTTCATTGAACGGATAATGGTATTGCAGACTAGTGAACACAAACGCACGACAGAGAAGTACATCCCATCCACCACGGCACATATAACACAGAAAAACACGGCCGCCACCAGCAGAGCACACCACGTATCTACTAGCCTCCGAAGCCGTAGAGGGTGCGGCCCTGGCGCTTGAGCGCGTAGACGACGTCCATGGCTGTGACGGTCTTGCGGCGGGCGTGCTCGGTGTAGGTGACGGCGTCGCGGATGAcgttctcgaggaagatcttgaggacgccgcgggtctcctcgtagatgaggccGGAGATGCGCTTCACGCCGCCCCTCCTCGCCAGCCTCCGgatcgccggcttggtgatgccctGGATGTTGTCGCGGAGGACCTTCCGGTGGCGCTTGGCGCCGCCCTTGCCCAGCCCCTTGCCTCCCTTGCCGCGCCCGGACATCGCCGCTGGATTTGAGAGAAGAAGGGACTGCTGCGGATGTTGAAGCTTGGGATGGATTTGGGAATCGGAGGTGACGGCTTTATATGGGAAGGAGTTGGGAGGGAAGCCCGAAATTTTGGGGAGTTGGAGGCGGGAGGTGTCTGCTCTCTGGCTCTCTGCTGGGTCGATCCGTGAGATGGTGGAGTTGGGCCGTTGGATTGCGATCAGAAGGTGGGATGCCGTGGGAGGATTGTGgtgcggatcggtgacgtggcggAGATGTGGGCATGAGCTTTTTTTAGAGAGAAATGTGGGCCGCTTGTGCTGCTATGATTTGGGCCAGGCTAATTGAAGGACAATCTGTCTTTTCCCTTGGCCTAGACGAGAATGTTAATACTACTCACTTCGTCCGGTAAAGAAGGTGCATTTGGCTTTAAAATTTGTCCATAAAAAGTGTATTTCTATCTTTCTAATGCattttaaagtagaaaaaaaataTTTCTCTCTCATCACATGATAATCAAGATCAATAACATTCTACACATAATCTCCTTACTTTCTACATGCACTTAACTCATTGGGGattgggtaattaaagaggagagatggtggcttgcacttttccaatgcattttttacttCACTCCATAATTTGTTCTAAAATCTCTATATGTAACTTTttaccgaacggagggagtagctcagtTTTTTTAGGTTAATAGCTCGGTTTTCATATGTCATCATCGCTTGTGGCCCGTTGCACGTTGCACCACTTCTCGCAACTAGAGTTTTTCCTTTTTTAATATTGTAGATCAATTTATTCGAAATATTTTATATCTTAAATCATGCGTTCAAATCTTAAACTGTTTACATCGTTGGATTcatcgcgtcgagatcttcaaaattagatcccataTTAATAGGTTTTGATGAAAAATTCACGGAAAAAATGACGAACAAATCACACGAAGAGCACTTTTTTCTCTTTTCTAAAGCCATTTCCGAGACACGCGgccatgcctctcgcagaagcaaatccgTGTCTCTCACGTAATGAAAAAAATACATTTTTTCTGTTTCTgataggcacggccatgcctcccGCGGAAGGAAAAAAACGTATTTTTTCCCTTTTTGAGAGGCACGGCCGCGGAAGGAAAAATATgagtttttttcgtttccaagaggcacggctctcatgaaagaaaaaaaaacatgttttttcgaaagaaaaaaaattagtacaaaagctaagaaagaccgtgGAAAACCGAAAAGCcgaaaaaaaccaaaaaacatcaaAAAAGCCAGAAACACGTgccgaaaattaaaaaaaaattccgGAAGGAGCGCTAAGAGCGCGACACGTGGTGGCGGCTGAGCGCTCTCAGCCCACCTCAAGTGACCCTTGGGGAGGCTCCTTtggttctccctttgcaccgcGAGTCAGTATCGTTGTACCCATCTAGTTTTTCTACTTCGCGTATAAAATATGTCCTTAGCCAAGTTTTCAAAAATTAGGACGGATACAACCGGGCCGTGTTACTTTTTCGTTTTTCCTGAACCCCTAAAAACCTATCTGGCGGCTAGGGCGGCGGTGGACTGGCGCTCACGGATCTGATCGCGCGGGGCGCAACAGCGATCAACGGAGGATGGCAACATCAGCCGGTCAAGAGGGACAAGGCAAGGGTGGCACTCCTTACCCCACGCTCAGCAAGTGTGCAAAATGGAGGAGGCGCTCGTGATGCTTGAGATCTTCGAAGAGAAGGCAAccctgttgtaacgccccgagaccgacgctccgagACAGCTTTCACGTTCTTCGTGATCGTcgcgtgtatttatttgtttgttgcatttcatcattgcatcggcacttcgttgccgtcattttttatatatataaactcgtaaccgttcgtagttgccgcctCTCTCCTTGCCTCGTAGCATGTCGTCGGACCGTTTGTCTTCTTTGACCAttctcagtccaaccacacacttgacctcgtcCGCTTAACCCCTCTCTGCACATCCCGCaaacccctcgcgtgcgcgtccgaaacttctctGAACCCGACCCGACAGtcatgaccgatgggtccggatcatccccaacatctataaaacatctccgttttattattcgggctacctaacctatttatttacgaccgcccgattataatcggacggaccggattaatccctaccctaatcccctacctatttAAGTAGACCAACCCTAAATTCTAGGGgatttgtccctgccgccgccgccgcactcatctcccacctcgggatcccctcgCCCAATCTCCTTGGATCCTACTCGCCCGACCAACCACCACCAGCCCGAGCGCCTATGCCTCTTTGTCCCGCCGTCATCCACGACCGTCGTGCAGCCAGCCCGAGCGCTCGTTCCCGAATGGATCGAGGCGCTACCTCCAGCCCGCAGCCGCCGGAGCTGCTCTGTTCCTCGCCCGAACCAGCAGGCGTCCTCGTCGCCCCTACTCCCttcccttcctcttcttcgctgaaGCTCTCCCTGACCACCCCTCGTCGTGTTTCTCTCACAGGGAACCATGGAGCCGCCGCTTGGAGCTCCATGACCGCACCTCCCTGCCGCGACGAGCCCCCGCCGTCCCGAGGCCACCTGTCGTCGTCCGGCCGGCAACAAGCAGCAGCTTGCTGGAGCGCGAGCCCTGCTGGGTCCGCCTCCCTCTGCCCGTCCCTCTCCTGCTTCGATCTCCTTCCTCCCTCTGTGCCACTTCTCTGAATTTGTTCTCCTGCCATGGCTTTGCAGCTGTGCCACCACCCTGCTTCGCTCGTCGCCGCCTTTGCAAGATCCGGCGAGGCCCTGCGttcccggcctcctccccgccaagttcgccgccgccgctccccaagCTCCTCCAGGCCGCCGCGCAagtccggccgcctcctcctctgcttctgcTTCGAGCAGGAGGTCGACACACCGCCTCGAGCCACAACCGCGCGTCGCCTGCGTGCGTTGACCGCGCCCAGGCCCAGCGCCCCCTtctggcctccccctccaccgactgggccatggcccatggtgagaaacccccaGCCACTATGCACTGTTGGGCTAGCAGATTCGGCCCGTATATGTTTTTTCCTGGTTATGCGAATTTCCTAATTATCCAGAGTATTGCAGATTTGAAGAAAAACccttcatgttcatgcatataataactaagaAACCGTGCATTGGTTTAAAATGaattatacatgtaaaatgcttagaattttatctagtttcataatatgtcactttcatccatgtttaaaatgtttaaatgtgctgtttgatttaatttgcttaaatgccatgctaaaatgatttatttcataactatttaaccgtaactcggattttaataaactttatatgtaaatggggtagaaaaatgcctagtttaacttggtgcactttattttgctgtttaacaacattaaaatcgtgtttatggcagaacagtaccaaatctaaaatatgcacatgaggattttccggaattgttgtttcttgtttacggcctcacttaaacttgcctaaatagttagttcaattatgcttcacctcttgccatgtttaataacatttaatattgttgggtatataaacgagagagaactaaataattgatgtggtgcttcgtcaatatgcaactcgttgcatattgagctccacttaatttgtagtgttgtttgttgcactttgccatgccatgcctcattaaaccggacatgcatcatacttgtttatgcatcatgccatgtgtatgtggtggttgtttactatgttgtttgtttctttccgggttgcttctctcgttaccttcggtttcgttccggagttgtgaggattcgttcgactacatccgtttgtcttcttcatggactcgttcttcttccttgcgggatctcaggcaagatgaccataccctcgaaatcacttctatctttgcttgctagttgttcgctctattgctatgctgcgctacctaccacttgctatatcatgcctcccaaattgccatgaaaccatttctaacctttgtcacccttcctagcaaaccattgtttggctatattaccgcttttgctcagcctctcttatagcgttgctagttgcaggagaagatgaagattgctccatgttggattatgtt
Protein-coding regions in this window:
- the LOC123166876 gene encoding histone H4; its protein translation is MSGRGKGGKGLGKGGAKRHRKVLRDNIQGITKPAIRRLARRGGVKRISGLIYEETRGVLKIFLENVIRDAVTYTEHARRKTVTAMDVVYALKRQGRTLYGFGG